From a single Toxoplasma gondii ME49 chromosome II, whole genome shotgun sequence genomic region:
- a CDS encoding hypothetical protein (encoded by transcript TGME49_297760) encodes MPKVRRARQKFHDLPPHSRHLGGDPPEGGDALGIGTPSFLAQSERSHSTEKAGAENQERRAQASVASLLRGVGRGGREAAVSREKIGATLDQSFSGLSKGQRRRLAKREAWLRKFDFVGYARAVESKKKEEEARAQPLFNFEAIRGQLEVIGAEKRRSADAGATAGAVSAPERRGKISRKTHQRVARRELQQFDAVLNFPAFRESPLAALKLHIENSLSLQRLHAEETGETEGSRRKKSAERGKTSDAARETLR; translated from the coding sequence ATGCCGAAGGTCCGGCGAGCGCGCCAGAAGTTCCATGACCTGCCGCCTCACTCGCGGCATTTGGGCGGGGATCCTCCAGAGGGCGGCGACGCGCTCGGCATCGGCACACCGAGTTTCCTCGCGCAGTCCGAGCGCTCGcactcgacagagaaggccgGCGCGGAGaaccaagagagaagagcgcagGCGTCGGTCGCTTCACTCCTGCGCGGCGTCGGTCGAGGAGGCCGGGAAGCTGCTGTGAGTCGAGAGAAAATCGGAGCGACGCTCGACCAGTCCTTCTCGGGGCTGTCGAAGGGACAGCGACGGCGGCTGGCCAAGCGTGAGGCATGGCTCAGGAAATTCGACTTTGTGGGTTACGCGAGAGCAGTCGAGtccaagaaaaaggaggaagaggctcGCGCACAGCCGCTGTTCAACTTCGAGGCGATTCGCGGACAACTGGAAGTGATCGgcgcggagaaaaggcgcAGCGCGGACGCGGGTGCCACCGCGGGCGCCGTCTCTGCTCCCgaaagaagggggaagaTTTCCAGAAAAACGCATCAGCGAGTTGCGCGACGCGAACTGCAGCAGTTCGACGCGGTGCTGAACTTCCCTGCGTTCCGCGAAAGTCCACTGGCCGCCCTCAAACTCCACATTGAGAACTCCCTCAGCCTCCAGCGTCTCCACGCGGAAGAGaccggagaaacagaaggcagCCGAAGAAAGAAGTCCGCAGAGCGGGGAAAGACCTCAGACGCTGCGCGCGAGACTCTGCGGTAG
- a CDS encoding hypothetical protein (encoded by transcript TGME49_297770): MGGHGGLNILPQKRWHLYRHDNRLRVQRDETRDRERQTATRQAEEQKSMSDILTLLKRRKVEAADKARARSPGGAEEESRDRTAGERHEPRRLYEKVHSDDALASSASLSLAAAESPNDFSVAGQATASSRPQTSSVSARSSSSSFASAFSGSPSLASASPSRLSARSTGVEEVRGTCLPLGVIAAVRRRGDSLHQSSTLADSEPFLDAFFPREEGFLAGEDCMADEPSASSLETDAFFSQRTAAIVRIRAASSAVSSSSVRSSSSSSASSFESHGSSVPSSACVAKAVSASSWQVGAAQAGGRRGAPRPGHLNFFSAEEKELHKLEEQRRKYLQQAGHTEDAQSDFDRVVRQAVHATPWYHCPPSSVSEKAATVPRVSSRETLKQLRLQEAREAAARVLDRRSRRLESVVLQGTFPDSLEPATEDDAQARGPEDDARSETAGEKLKALKRQRKLERKREQEREKAWTRKLRREKKEKRREKRKRRARVEREHTEGGRVCMVVSEDEAPVLSISSVSEDEERRQGKETDEDECVCLFEAPPQEEAVRRENQQTDALLLLSAESSSESEAAAEGHADRSQGGNEEGAPDAG, encoded by the coding sequence ATGGGGGGTCACGGCGGCCTGAACATTCTGCCGCAGAAGCGCTGGCACCTGTACAGACACGATAACCGGCTGCGGGTCCAGCGAGACGAGACGCGCGACCGCGAGCGGCAGACGGCGACGCGCCAggcagaggagcagaagTCGATGTCTGACATTTTGACTCTCTTGAAGAGACGCAAAGTGGAGGCAGCTGATAAGGCAAGAGCGCGGAGTCCCGGcggcgcagaggaagaaagccgagaccgaaccgcgggagagagacatgaaCCGCGGCGTCTGTACGAGAAGGTCCACTCTGATGACGCActcgcttcctcggcttctctctctcttgcagCTGCGGAGTCTCCCAACGACTTCTCCGTCGCCGGCCAGGCAACTGCTTCGTCTCGTCCTCAaacttcctctgtctctgctcgctcgtcttcttcgtcgttcgcttctgcgttttctggaTCTCCTTCTTTGGCGTCGGCCTCGCCGTCTCGGCTTTCTGCAAGAAGCACAGGCGTCGAGGAGGTTCGCGGCacctgccttcctctcggcGTCATCGCCGCCGTTCGgcgccgcggagacagcctgCATCAAAGCTCGACTCTTGCAGACTCGGAGCCGTTTCTGGATGCGTTCTTCCCGAGGGAGGAAGGTTTCCTAGCTGGAGAAGACTGCATGGCAGATGAACCGTCAGCCTCCAGCCTGGAGACTGACGCGTTCTTCTCACAGAGGACGGCAGCCATCGTTCGAATTCgagctgcgtcttctgcagtgtcttcgtcttccgtccgttcgtcttcctcgtcttccgcctcttcgTTCGAGAGTCACGGAAGCTCGGTGCCGtcctctgcctgcgtcgCGAAAGCAGTGAGCGCGAGTTCTTGGCAGGTCGGCGCCGCGCAGGCGGGAGGGCGCCGAGGAGCGCCCCGGCCAGGTCACCTGAATTTCTTTTcggcggaggagaaggaactgcACAAGctggaggagcagagacgaaagtaCCTGCAGCAAGCTGGACACACAGAGGACGCGCAGAGCGACTTCGACCGCGTAGTTCGACAGGCAGTCCACGCAACACCGTGGTATCACTGCCCCCCCTCGTCTGTGTCTGAGAAAGCCGCGACAGTCCCCCGTGTTTCGAGTCGCGAGACCTTGAAACAACTGCGTCTGCAAGAGGCCAGAGAGGCCGCCGCCCGCGTTCTCGaccgtcgctctcgccgaCTCGAGTCGGTCGTCCTGCAGGGGACGTTTCCGGACTCTCTCGAGCCTGCAACCGAGGACGACGCGCAGGCGCGAGGGCCGGAGGACGACGCGCGGAGCGAGACGGCTggggagaagctgaaggcgctgaagcgacagaggaaactggagaggaagcgagagcagGAGCGGGAGAAGGCATGGACGCGGAAGctccggagagagaagaaggagaagaggagagagaaaaggaaaaggcgcgctcgcgtggagagagagcacaCGGAGGGCGGCCGAGTCTGCATGGTGGTTTCTGAGGACGAAGCGCCAGTGTTGTCCATTTCGAGTGTctctgaagacgaggagaggcgacagggaaaagagacagatgaaGACGAGTGCGTCTGTCTGTTCGAGGCGCCTCCACAGGAGGAGGCCGTACGGAGAGAGAACCAGCAGACAGacgcgctgcttcttctctcagccGAGAGTTCGAGTGAATCCGAGGCAGCCGCAGAAGGGCATGCAGACCGCAGTCAGgggggaaacgaagagggtGCTCCAGATGCAGGATAA